Part of the Paenibacillus guangzhouensis genome is shown below.
TTCGGGACCGCCTCTTGCTTCCACCAAATCTTGTACTGGGGCAATAACCTTTCCATTATCAAGTTTAGTTTCTTCTGGACTCCGTGCTTTACCATTAACGAACAGACCAACAGAATTACTAGCCACAGCAGTTCCGACAAAGATCGTACACGCCCCCAGAATTGGAAGTAACACTCGCAAACTTCTTTTTACTTTCATGGCTCTTCTCCTTCTAGAATGATTATATTATTTAGACGCAGTACGTTAGTCAAATGTTTCCTGCTTAATAACTCGCGTACTTCTTGTTATCGGTAGAAACTTATTTTGAACTCGTTGCTGGTGATTCCCCGCTCCCGGTTAAAGAAATAAGGAAATCCCTAACCTCGTCGGTAATCTTTTTTTCATAAAAAATCCTCCTAGTATCGCGTGTTTTTTCAACATTATAGCGCAACACAAAGAGGACTTTTTGAACATGCCAAAATTGAACATTATATTCGTTAAAATTAGTTTATAGGCCATATAGGACAATTTCAACTGAAAAAGAATCCGGTTTGCTTTCGATATGAAGTGACCCGCTTGACTCAACTTTTTGCTGTAAACTTTTAAGGCCCAATCCGTGGTTTATTCGGTTTGGTTTCATTGTTACTGGTAAAGAGCCCTCCCATTCGCTTACTTCTCTTGATGCTGCATTTACAATGCTTATAATCAATGACCAGTTAATAAAAGATAAAGTAATACGCGACCAACGTTCATGTTCCGGCAGAACTTCACAAGCCTCTTGTACGTTATCCAATAAATTACCGAAAATCGTTGATGCCTGCTCAAACGTGGTGAAAAATGTAATATCGTCGCTTTAATTTTTAATTTAGTAATTTGTAAATTATATACCCTATAACCAATATTAAAATTATAATTCCAGTTCCTTTCCATCCCAAACCAGTTAAATTTCCATATTCAGAACGATTTACTCCATCACTAAACGCACCAAAAGGGTTATTTTTTAATTCTTTTTGTCTTAAACGTTCTTTTAGTTCTTCAGGTGTTTCTTTTCGAGAACCCATTTGACCACCTCCTGAATAAACTTGCCCTTTCCTTCATCAAGAGAAACTCAGATCCGTACTTCTAACTATGATACGGTTCACCGTAATGAATCAAAGCACAAAGTATCTTTTGACCACAAGATATACATATCAGTATAAACACAAACCCACTCCTTTGGCGGAGTGGGTTTGTGTTTATAACTTTTCTTTTATGGAACTATCGTTCCGCTAAATCAAGGGAGAATAGTAGTTCTAACATATTTCATTCCAACTCTAAAACTGATTCGCCACTAATTATCGTACCGTTATTCTTACCTTCACAAATTTCTTTCATCGAGCCTGGTTTATCGAAGTTAAACACATGCATTGGCAGATTGTAGTCTCTTGCTAAAATGAAAGCTGATTGGTCCATTACCTTTAAGTTGTGTTTTAAAACGTCATTGTAATGAAGCGCACGAAATTTCCTTGCATCTTTATCAAATTTAGGGTCTGCATTAAGAACACCATCAACACCTTGCTTTGCAACTAATAAAGCGTCACAATTAACCTCGATGGCTCTTTGTACTGAAGGATAGTCTGTTGTAACGTAAGGTTGACCGTTCCCCCCTGCAAATATTACAATATAGCCTTTTTCTAGATGGTGGATTGCTCTTAGACGGATGTATGGTTCTGCAACTGAAGTAATAGGTATGGCCGTCATTACTCGTACTTCCTTTTTGATCTTGGCTTTAAGAACTCCACGAAGCATTAAACTATTTACTACAGTCGCAAGCGTTCCAATGTTATCAGCTTCTGCCCTTTCTATCCCCCAGCTTTCCGCCATATTACCTCTGAAAATGTTACCCCCACCTATAACTAACGATACTTCAACGCCTAAGTTTACTACTGACATAATTTCATCCGCAATATGGTCTAACCTTTCTGGCTCAAAACCAAATTCAGAGTTTCCTGCTACTGCTCCACCACTTAGCTTAACGAGAACCCTTTTGTACCTTGACAATTATTACACCTCCATAAAATAAAAACACTAAAGCAATAAATGCTTTAGTGTCCTAATGGAATGGAAATATGAAATTACGCAAGTCGACTGAATGTAAGTCTTCCGTTTCCACCTCATACTCCCACTCCTACATGTTTTTTCCATCAAGTAATTTTACATTACGTAAAGGTAAATTGCAATTATTGTAACCTACATATTTTACTTGCTATCGTATCGCTTTAAATTATAGTCATTTCGGAAGTTAACTATGAGTATAAGGTTCTTGGATTAGAATTGACGAAGTTTCAGAATGGAGACTATCAAATAAGCGGCAAAAGAATAGACGTTCAGTTGAACGAGAATAGAGAGTTTAGTGAGTCGATCGTGATCAATGAGCCAGGCTCTTTTGGAGCCGAAGCATTATGGTACATTGATACCGTATTCGCTAGGGGGAGACGACCCCTTAGATGGCATTAAAGACAGATAAATTTGTTGAATAGAGATTTAGTGGTTTGTAACATTTTGGTTATTTTCACTTTTCTTCCTACTCATTTCACATTAACTTTGTTTTTGTGACTTACAGTTATTTTCATGCCACATGATGTCGCAAACATGACTTACTGAAAAAATAAATATATTAATAATTTCGTTTCTACAATTACACTATCCTGCCCTTTACCTTAATGGCCGCGGCCATCCTTCCATTGAACATTTACATACCTACTATGTAGTTAAACTTGAATAAAATCATTAATTTCAAATCTTTGATTTCTCCACGATTATGCATTTATGTTTGTGTCGTGAGCTCCCAAAAGGCAAAAAATATATTGTTTATTATTTTTGGCGGAGTTTTATTATTAATAATGCTATTGCAGGAATCCCTAATTATTCCAGCAGTAATAGCTATATTTTCTTTAGCACTAACAATGATTTCCATGAATTCACCAAAGAGTTAGTTTTGATTATAATACAAGCCAGCCTAGAGGCTGGTTTTTTGTTGTATACTAGCAACAGCAGGAGAATTTAAACGCATTTTGCTCAAATAGCACAAAATAAAGGAGAAAAATATGAATCTATATTATACGGGAATTTGCCAACTACTAGACGGAAATAAAGCTTTAAAAGGTGAAGGTTACTATGTCAAAACTGATGATAATCGTCTGTTGTACTCAGAGTCAGCACAAGAAACTAAAACGGTAACCTTTCAGGATCTAGAAGATGCATTATTTGAAGGATGTAAAAAAATTATAAATAATTTCTCTATCTCCAAGAACAATACTGATGTCTATGCGTTCAATTTATATGCTGACGAATACAACAGCTTCTACGTCTACATGAATACGATTGCTGGCTTAGAGAACACAGTGAAGAAACACTATCCAAACTACTCTGATGAACAGATACAAAGTTTGAAATATAACCAAGGGGATTTTGCTTTTCAGTTCTATCCAAGCGATATGGGTGAAGTAGCAAGTACAGTTGAAGGGTTTGAAAGAATGGCTTCAGATTTGTCGTATGAGGACGAAGAAACTGAGGAGTTTTCAAGCGATGATGTTCCAGTTGTAGCATATGAGAAGAAAATATTTAAAGACGGTCACTACTTAGCTGCACTAAATGTAGTTAAACGGCTAGCTGAAGCAGATGCGTTCTCCAATTTAAACAAAACTGAGGATTTCATATATTACGCGGCTACGGGACATGATTACAATGATTACAGTCTGGTGATGAGAAAAACAATTGATCCTGAACTATTTTATCAATGTTTTCCTGATCTGAGAGTTAAGGATGAAGAGTTTAAGTCAATTTTAGTTCAGCAAGCTAACAACAGTGTTGAAGAGTGCCTTGACTACTGGGTAGAAGCATTTAAGAGTGAATTTAATGAAAAGTCTCCTTATCAATATACGAAAACGGAATACAATGTATTTTTGAGTCTAGAGAGATATGGCCGCGAACTAGCTAAGGAATGTGTAAGTAGACTACATCAGAAACTAGGTGATGGCTTAGAAGATAACCTAGATGAAATCTTTATTTATGTCAAAGCTCTAGAATTTGTTGTACATAATTCTGATGATGAAATAAAAAATAGTTGCAAGCTAATATTAGAGACTTTGGATAATGAATCAGATGAAATTTCAGTTTCAATAAGCAAAGATATTAAAGAGATCTTGAATGCTGCATAGTTCAACAATAGCCAGCCTAGAGGCTGGTTTTTTAGAGTAACAAATTATTCTAGAAGGACAATTGTGTATATTAATTCTGCGTCATTGTCCGTGAAGTACAAAACCTTAGCTCCGTCCATTTCAATAGGCGTAGTCAAATTTGCACCCTCCTAGTGAAACTTTCCACTCCATACTACCACAGCATAGCTGCTGAATACTGTGTTAATCTGCCGTTACTTCAATGAAAAGGCAGCTGATCATTTAACCAGCTACCTCTATATCATGATTGCGGTATAGTGTTCCGTTAGCGTAATCAACGCTGATAAGGAGGATCCGTACCGTCTCCTCCTTTCGCATCCATCGTACCACGGGTGACTTTATAGATCATTCGATGTTCTCCAGATTCTTCTCTTTTTCGCCAGCGCTCAATGAAATAAATAAGGTACTGTTCATTTGTTGTATCAATTACTTTCGTTTCCCTCTCCACTTCATATCCTTCAATCTTCAGCTTTATTACTCCCTCTTGTTTTGGGAATAGATCAATCAAAGTACCGTTACCCGAAGTTGCGAATTCTACCGCATCCATAACGGTGAACGGCGGTTTGGGCGTTGAAGATATGTATATTGAACTCACTGCGATCCCAAAGAGCAGAAGCGGTGCAATCATCAGAACTACGCGAACTCTCTGTTTGAGGAGTGGTAAGAACGTAATAATTATTCTGTCGAAACCGAAGAAAAGTAACGCCGCTGTACCGCCCACAATGCTGAAGAGGAAAGACTGAAGGATAAATCCGAAAAAAAATCCCAAGATGACATGGAATAAACCAGATACTACCCATTCAACGGTACTATCAACACTTAACTTTCTAGCTGAGATTTCTAAGAGTGATGAAATAAAAATGCCGTAGAGAAAAATACTCGGAACTGCATATATAGCAACGACGTAGGCCAATGACAAAAAATTTCCAGTCGCTTGCCATGTTCCACCCATCGTCAAAAAAGGGAAGGTGAACCATATTACGATTGTCCACGTAGTGAAATACGCAGCTGATATCTTCCTTACGAGCATTTACCGTCCTCCTTAGAGGGGGATTGGCAGCGACACTAAGTTGCATGACCAATCTCCACACATATGATCTTCATTCTCTATTGTTTATGAATTATACTGGATTTCCAGATGGAAAGTTGCGTACAACTACCCATAAGTGCAATGTGCTGCCGATCTATGCCGGCAGCCGCGTTTTAGATATTTATTAAGCTATAGTGTCCCGTTAGTTTAATCTTTCTTACCAGTTGCTGCGTAATATGCCTCTTTTAAGTGTGGTAACACCTTTCGGAAATTATGAACAATATCTGCAGTCGTTTTTATACGAACCCCAACCACTCCAGCTGTGGAATTGTTATTTCATTGTTTCATTGGTCTGATGTATAAGGTCCCGTTTCTTTACCATGAACCACTGGAATCATCCATTGGTAATGCAGCTTGTCGTGAAGCTGATACCGCTCCATATTTGGACCTGCCGGCTCGAATCCGAACGATTGCAAAACGAGCATTAAACTAAAACAAGCGTAAGGATCGGTAGACAAGCAATCAATTGTAACGAACAGTGTGGGCTGTATGACTTCAAGCTCAACTTCAAGCTCCGTTTCATGCTTCCATTCGTCCGGTAAGGCTGACTTCAAAGGCAAGCGAAAACCGACTTTGCCGAGCATCTCATCTCCGATCATTCGTTCCTGCCGTACATAAGCCTCTTTCGCATGCAAAAGCCCTCGCTTTTCCAAGAATGCCGCACTCTCATCCATGGCCTGTGCAAACGGATGAAGCTGGCGCTTGACACGATGCCGAAACCAAAGCATCCTCGTGGACTGAGACCATCTAACCAACCGGATATGCTCATCAACGGAATCGACACCATCCAGGTACTGTTTGGCTACATTCAGCGCCAACAGCTTCGCATCGACATCCTGACGCCATTTGCGCAGCCATCCTGCTTGCCCGTCGGCATCCGCAGCAAGATAATGACGGATCTCGATTAGGCCAATTCCCGCTTGGCGCAGCGTATGAATCTTCAAGGCGCTTGGAATCTGATCCTCCCGATAGTATCGATACCCGTTATCCGCCCGATGACTCGGCTGCAGCAGCCCTTCTTTTTCGTAATAACGAAGCGTACTGGCAGGAAGACCCGTCCGCTCGGAAAAGCCTTGGATGGTCATGTTGGTTTTCAACGGTTCCTCCTCCTACCATTAATAATAACTCCACACGTTTAATCGATTCCCGTCCGGATCATAGAAGTGGAATCCTTTCCAACGCTCCCCTATAATTTCTGATACATCAATTCCCTGCACCTTGAGCCATTCATTCGTCTTATACAGATCCTCTTGCTTTTTAATCCTGAAGTATAACCTGGCTCCGGGATTGGCCTTTTTTGATGATCGCTCGACGTTCACTTTTTCTAGCCAGACGAAGTCCCATGTTTCACGCATCAACGCAAATCCTCGGTCTTGAAAATTTTTCTTCGAACTTTCCCAACCGCATATCCGCGAATACCAATTAATTGAAGCTTCCAAATCGGTGACACCTAACCACAATGGCTTGGCAGCGTATTGAATGACGCGCGATTCAGGGAATTTACCTTCCAACTTCCTGTCTTCGCTTAACGTCAGGCGAACATTCCCGAATGTGATAATATCGGCAGACCGCGTTCCGTCCGGCATCTTTAACGGCGCGGTGCATTTGACGCCTTGATTATTGAAGTATTCCAATGTCTGATCCAGATTGGCCGTGCGAAAACAAAACCTGCAATTTCCTTCGAAATAATCTTCGGATGTAAAGTGGCTTAATTCGCTTTCGAACGACTTCAAATTGGCTTGTCCAGATCCAGGCATTTTGAAGAAAGCCTTCCTACCGACCGGCCCATCGCCCGTACCAATTAATTTCCAACCCATTTTATCGCCATACCATTCTACTGCCTCATCGAACTGATCCCACGGCACCATAATAAAACCGCCGTCAAACTTTAAATTAGGTGTCACCATTTATACAACCCCCCCATTTTTTGGAATGTTTCCAGGTGAGTTCATCATACACCTTAAAGTTGCTTTAAGGTCAATAGCTATTTTCCATATACTTGTTGAATATGTTGACTCCTTGTTGACCTGCCTCTCAAAGCGCCTTAAGTGTTGCTGCAAAAGGGGAGAACACAAACAATAGGACCCCAACAAATGACATGAAAAAAACGGCGATCTCGGCGGTCAACATGCCGTAACGATAGGCATCCTCTCGCCTATTCGAAAGCAGCCCCTACTTGTAATCATCGTTATATGGCAGATCAAACACTCGGCTATACCATTCAACTGCTCGTCCAAGATACATTGATTACTATAATAACAAGCGCATCAAGTCAAAATTAAAAGGCATGAGCCCGGTACAATACCGCGTTCATGCCCAACAGGTTGCATAAAAATATTGTCTAACAATTGGGGTGCAGTTCAGTAGCGGCTGCCTTCAAATGTCTTCATTGAGTTATCGTGTCCCGTTAGTTTAACGGTAAGTCATGTGATTCATTTCTTACCAATTAAAATTTTAAAGTCCATAGTGATTTGTTTCAGATTCATCTGTAAAATTTTTTCTATGCGTTCCTCGGAAGTCCCCCAGGATAATGGCGTCATACCGAGCAAAGGTTCGATCAAGGCTTCACTCAGGTTTACTTGATATCGTATGCTTTCAACATCTAATAACTTGAACTGTTCTTTGAAATGACTAATTGTAAGTGAATTTGAATAAACCTGTTTATCCGATCCTTCGTAAAAGATATCTCTTAATTCTTTTAGATACTTCTGTTCAGGGACAATCTTAATCATCAAACCATTATCAGTAATCAATCTCTGGAATTCCGAATAATTTGCCGGCGAAAGAATGTTTAAAATGAATTTAAATTGCTGATTTGCAAATGGACAGTTAGCAATGTCCGCGACACACCAAATCGCATTTGAATATCCAGCTGCGGCAAAACCAATTCCCTCTTTTGAAATATCCATTCCTACAGCCAGTAGAGGGTTGGGTTTTTTCTGCGTTATTTCTATTTGTATGTTATTTAAGTGAGAGCCTTCTCCACAACCTACATCCAGTATGCTTACAGGCTCATTATGCTGGAGTTGACTCATTATAAATCCACTTACCGCAGCATGTAAGGGATTAAATAAACCGCTTTTGATGATTACTCTTCTGTATTCGAAGATTTTTTTATCATATTTAGCATTACTGGCACGTGACAATAGGTTTATATATCCTTGCTTGGCTATATCAAAACAATGCTGATTGCTACAGACTAAACTTTGTAAATTGATCAATTGCATCTGTTTTTTACATAAAGGACATATAAATATCTCCTGAAACCTTTCAATTTTCCCGGCACTCATCAACTTTTTACTTTTTTTGAACACAAAAAACACCCTTTCATTCGTAGTTAGGTGAATGAAAAAAGGCACAGTCAAATAAACCCTAGCAATGTTGTTTAAAAAAGCTGGGTTATGTGAACCGCACCTTACATTACCTTAAACGAATGAATTGGATGATCAAGTTAAACTCTCCCTTATTGAAAATACATTAACACACTCTTATCGTAGCATGTTTCACTAGTATGAGAAACCACTGTATTAAACTGCCCGTTACATTAACAAAGCAAAAAGGAGCTGCTTCCATGCAAGCTCCTCCACTATCGTGTCCCGTTAGCTCAACGGCATCCACGATTTGACGCCTACTTCATTAAAAAAGAGAACAGGCCACCCGTGGCAGTCTGCTCCCTAATAATCTTGAATGCTCCTTACTTCGATATAAAAGGAGTGATTGAAACCCTTTGACAATGTGGAAGGCCCTTTACTTGATGCTATTATTGATCACATTTCCCTTATAATGCATACAAACATTAAGCTGCATTCCGCTTGTATGCGCGCATCGCAAATAGATATGCGACGATCATAATCCCTAAGCACCACGCTAATGCGATCCAGATATCATTGCCTACCGGTTGATTTGATAATAGTGCACGGATGGCCTCTACGATAGACGTCACCGGCTGGTTCTCGGCAAACGCGCGAACGGCTCTCGGCATCGACTCGGTCGGTACAAACGCCGAGCTGATAAACGGCAGGAAGATTAAAGGATAGGAAAAGGCGCTTGCTCCCTCCACCGTTTTTGCGGACAGTCCGGCAATGGCCGCGATCCAAGTCAAAGCCAGCGTGAACAGCACAAGTATACCGGCTACGGCAAGCCAAGACAGTACCCCGGAGGGCGAGCGAAAGCCCATCATGAGCGCTACGAGTATGATGACGACAACAGAAATGACGTTGG
Proteins encoded:
- a CDS encoding GHKL domain-containing protein, translated to MDNVQEACEVLPEHERWSRITLSFINWSLIISIVNAASREVSEWEGSLPVTMKPNRINHGLGLKSLQQKVESSGSLHIESKPDSFSVEIVLYGL
- a CDS encoding DUF6366 family protein, whose product is MGSRKETPEELKERLRQKELKNNPFGAFSDGVNRSEYGNLTGLGWKGTGIIILILVIGYIIYKLLN
- the pyrH gene encoding UMP kinase encodes the protein MSRYKRVLVKLSGGAVAGNSEFGFEPERLDHIADEIMSVVNLGVEVSLVIGGGNIFRGNMAESWGIERAEADNIGTLATVVNSLMLRGVLKAKIKKEVRVMTAIPITSVAEPYIRLRAIHHLEKGYIVIFAGGNGQPYVTTDYPSVQRAIEVNCDALLVAKQGVDGVLNADPKFDKDARKFRALHYNDVLKHNLKVMDQSAFILARDYNLPMHVFNFDKPGSMKEICEGKNNGTIISGESVLELE
- a CDS encoding DUF4303 domain-containing protein, translating into MNLYYTGICQLLDGNKALKGEGYYVKTDDNRLLYSESAQETKTVTFQDLEDALFEGCKKIINNFSISKNNTDVYAFNLYADEYNSFYVYMNTIAGLENTVKKHYPNYSDEQIQSLKYNQGDFAFQFYPSDMGEVASTVEGFERMASDLSYEDEETEEFSSDDVPVVAYEKKIFKDGHYLAALNVVKRLAEADAFSNLNKTEDFIYYAATGHDYNDYSLVMRKTIDPELFYQCFPDLRVKDEEFKSILVQQANNSVEECLDYWVEAFKSEFNEKSPYQYTKTEYNVFLSLERYGRELAKECVSRLHQKLGDGLEDNLDEIFIYVKALEFVVHNSDDEIKNSCKLILETLDNESDEISVSISKDIKEILNAA
- a CDS encoding helix-turn-helix domain-containing protein — translated: MKTNMTIQGFSERTGLPASTLRYYEKEGLLQPSHRADNGYRYYREDQIPSALKIHTLRQAGIGLIEIRHYLAADADGQAGWLRKWRQDVDAKLLALNVAKQYLDGVDSVDEHIRLVRWSQSTRMLWFRHRVKRQLHPFAQAMDESAAFLEKRGLLHAKEAYVRQERMIGDEMLGKVGFRLPLKSALPDEWKHETELEVELEVIQPTLFVTIDCLSTDPYACFSLMLVLQSFGFEPAGPNMERYQLHDKLHYQWMIPVVHGKETGPYTSDQ
- a CDS encoding VOC family protein, with product MVTPNLKFDGGFIMVPWDQFDEAVEWYGDKMGWKLIGTGDGPVGRKAFFKMPGSGQANLKSFESELSHFTSEDYFEGNCRFCFRTANLDQTLEYFNNQGVKCTAPLKMPDGTRSADIITFGNVRLTLSEDRKLEGKFPESRVIQYAAKPLWLGVTDLEASINWYSRICGWESSKKNFQDRGFALMRETWDFVWLEKVNVERSSKKANPGARLYFRIKKQEDLYKTNEWLKVQGIDVSEIIGERWKGFHFYDPDGNRLNVWSYY
- a CDS encoding putative RNA methyltransferase, whose translation is MSAGKIERFQEIFICPLCKKQMQLINLQSLVCSNQHCFDIAKQGYINLLSRASNAKYDKKIFEYRRVIIKSGLFNPLHAAVSGFIMSQLQHNEPVSILDVGCGEGSHLNNIQIEITQKKPNPLLAVGMDISKEGIGFAAAGYSNAIWCVADIANCPFANQQFKFILNILSPANYSEFQRLITDNGLMIKIVPEQKYLKELRDIFYEGSDKQVYSNSLTISHFKEQFKLLDVESIRYQVNLSEALIEPLLGMTPLSWGTSEERIEKILQMNLKQITMDFKILIGKK
- a CDS encoding ABC transporter permease, whose product is METAKNHFFSDMSVMLGRSMRHIFRSMDTIFTVCITPIAMMLLFVYVFGGAIQTGTDNYVNYLLPGILLMAIASGVAYVAYRLFLDKQRGIIERFHSMPIARSTVLWGHVLTSVVSNVISVVVIILVALMMGFRSPSGVLSWLAVAGILVLFTLALTWIAAIAGLSAKTVEGASAFSYPLIFLPFISSAFVPTESMPRAVRAFAENQPVTSIVEAIRALLSNQPVGNDIWIALAWCLGIMIVAYLFAMRAYKRNAA